From one Cynocephalus volans isolate mCynVol1 chromosome X, mCynVol1.pri, whole genome shotgun sequence genomic stretch:
- the LOC134367921 gene encoding melanoma-associated antigen B1-like: MPRGRKSKLRAREKRHQAQSETQGLQGAQAAAAEEESPSTSSLVLGVTPPGSPAAGIPQKPQGAPHTPTAAVGVSRKRSGKGAKGKGEGRKNSSQASTSTESSRHDLLTRKAGTLMQFMLHKYKMKEPIMKAEMLKVVHKRYREQFPEILKRASRNMELVFGLDLKEVNPRNHSYTLVSKLNPTDDGSLSGSRGFPRNGLLMPLLGVIFFSGNCASEKEMWEFLNMMGVFDGKSHFIFGDVRKLITQDLVKERYLEYQQVPNSDPPRYQFLWGPRAHAETSKMKVLEFLAQLINTTPSVFPFHYEEALRDEKEKASARAAAMRGTSAKASACSRPTHLTAPPAPSDV; encoded by the coding sequence ATGCCTCGGGGTCGAAAGAGTAAGCTCCGAGCCCGTGAGAAACGCCACCAGGCCCAAAGTGAGACCCAGGGTCTTCAGGGTGCTCAGGCCGCTGCAGCAGAGGAAGAGTCCCCTTCCACTTCCTCTCTTGTTTTGGGGGTTACTCCTCCTGGCTCCCCTGCTGCTGGCATTCCCCAGAAGCCTCAGGgagccccccacacccccactgctGCTGTGGGTGTTTCACGCAAGAGATCTGGTAAAGGTGCCAAGGGTAAAGGTGAGGGAAGAAAAAATTCCTCCCAGGCCTCAACCTCCACTGAGAGCTCACGCCATGATCTTCTAACCAGGAAGGCCGGAACGCTGATGCAGTTCATGCTGCacaagtataaaatgaaagagcCCATTATGAAGGCAGAGATGCTGAAGGTTGTCCACAAAAGGTACAGAGAGCAATTCCCTGAGATCCTCAAGAGAGCCTCTAGGAACATGGAGCTGGTCTTTGGCCTTGACTTGAAGGAAGTCaaccccagaaatcactcctaTACCCTTGTCAGCAAGCTAAATCCCACCGATGATGGGAGCCTGAGCGGTTCCCGGGGCTTTCCCAGGAATGGGCTTCTAATGCCTCTGCTGGGTGTGATCTTCTTCAGTGGCAATTGCGCCTCCGAGAAAGAGATGTGGGAATTCCTGAATATGATGGGAGTCTTTGATGGGAAGAGTCATTTCATCTTTGGGGATGTCAGGAAGCTCATCACCCAAGATCTGGTGAAGGAAAGGTACCTGGAGTATCAGCAGGTACCCAACAGTGATCCTCCACGCTATCAGTTCCTGTGGGGTCCAAGAGCCCATGCTGAAACCAGCAAGATGAAAGTCCTGGAGTTTTTGGCCCAACTCATTAATACCACCCCTAGTGTCTTCCCATTCCATTATGAAGAGGCTttgagagatgagaaagaaaaagcttcagCCAGAGCCGCAGCCATGCGTGGCACTTCTGCCAAGGCCAGTGCATGTTCTAGGCCTACACATCtgacagctcctcctgcccctagTGACGTGTGA